A genomic region of Catalinimonas niigatensis contains the following coding sequences:
- a CDS encoding RagB/SusD family nutrient uptake outer membrane protein — translation MKNIFRKKITYLTLFCVLFTAIACNEDKFLEVPVTGQVSGPQLLSEDGLDGLLIGVYAALNGNDALGWFSGQANWLWGSIRGGDANKGSDAGDFATIIPYARFEQTPTDPEHFSKWRGSYEGISRANIFLANLAAFEGYTEEQKAPLAAEGRFLRGLYYFELRRAFLNVPWVDETMTDAEAVLVPNTVEIWPNIEAEFQYAMNNLPETHDQVGRVNKWAAAAFLARTYMYQDKFTEAKTLYDDIIANGQTSNGLKYGLVENFEDVFKGPNENHKETIFAFQAAANTGSINNTNHEIAMNYPYNTGPSGPGECCGFFQPSFELVNSYRTNASGLPLLDGSYNNPNNAVKDDYGLLSSQPFTPDAGPLDPRLDHSIGRRGIMFLDWQEHPGDAWIRDQSFGGPYTQKKYSYYEADKGTYQDGSSWTPGYHSINFMIMRFSDVLLMAAEAEIEVGSLETARMYVNMVRERAGNTVVVDPDTGNPAANYVIGTYDSPWGSQDEARRAVRFERKLELALEGQRFFDLVRWGIAESVINAYLDFEGNILPTNLGSGSTFTPNQDEYLPIPQNQIDLQQAEGSDGSSSVLIQNPGYN, via the coding sequence ATGAAAAATATATTTAGAAAAAAGATTACCTATCTTACACTCTTTTGCGTGCTGTTCACTGCAATTGCCTGTAATGAAGATAAGTTTTTGGAAGTACCGGTGACAGGTCAGGTGTCAGGACCTCAGTTGCTTTCAGAAGATGGGCTTGACGGACTACTGATTGGGGTATATGCTGCCTTGAACGGTAATGACGCGTTGGGCTGGTTTAGTGGTCAGGCTAATTGGCTTTGGGGCAGTATCCGTGGAGGAGATGCCAACAAAGGATCTGACGCAGGGGATTTTGCAACAATTATTCCTTATGCCCGTTTTGAGCAGACGCCTACCGATCCTGAACATTTCAGTAAATGGAGAGGAAGCTATGAAGGTATTTCTCGTGCCAATATCTTTTTGGCCAACCTTGCTGCTTTTGAGGGGTATACAGAAGAACAAAAAGCGCCTTTGGCAGCAGAAGGAAGATTTCTTAGAGGGCTATACTACTTCGAGTTAAGAAGGGCTTTCTTAAATGTACCCTGGGTTGACGAAACCATGACGGATGCAGAAGCAGTATTGGTTCCTAATACTGTAGAGATATGGCCTAACATTGAAGCTGAATTTCAGTATGCCATGAATAATCTACCTGAAACTCACGACCAGGTGGGCCGAGTAAACAAATGGGCAGCAGCAGCTTTCTTAGCCAGAACCTATATGTATCAGGATAAATTTACTGAAGCAAAGACACTCTATGATGATATCATTGCTAATGGTCAGACCTCTAATGGTTTGAAATATGGTTTGGTAGAAAACTTTGAAGATGTATTCAAAGGGCCCAATGAAAATCATAAAGAAACAATTTTTGCATTCCAGGCAGCAGCCAATACCGGTAGTATCAACAATACCAACCATGAGATTGCAATGAACTATCCCTACAATACCGGTCCTTCCGGTCCTGGGGAGTGCTGTGGTTTCTTCCAACCTAGCTTTGAGCTAGTCAACTCTTACCGTACCAATGCCAGTGGGCTTCCACTGCTGGATGGTTCTTACAATAATCCTAACAATGCAGTAAAAGATGATTATGGCTTATTGTCATCGCAGCCTTTTACACCTGATGCCGGACCTCTTGATCCCCGCTTGGATCATAGCATTGGGCGCCGTGGTATCATGTTCTTAGACTGGCAGGAGCATCCCGGTGATGCTTGGATACGTGACCAGAGTTTTGGCGGACCTTATACGCAAAAGAAGTACTCATACTATGAAGCGGATAAAGGTACCTATCAGGATGGAAGTTCATGGACACCCGGTTACCACTCCATTAACTTTATGATCATGCGTTTCTCAGATGTACTGTTGATGGCTGCTGAAGCTGAAATTGAAGTAGGAAGCCTGGAAACTGCCCGAATGTATGTCAATATGGTGAGGGAAAGAGCTGGTAATACAGTCGTTGTTGATCCTGATACGGGGAATCCTGCTGCCAATTATGTTATTGGTACGTATGATTCACCTTGGGGTAGCCAGGATGAAGCACGCAGAGCAGTACGTTTTGAGAGAAAACTAGAGCTGGCTTTAGAAGGACAGCGCTTCTTTGACCTGGTACGTTGGGGCATTGCAGAATCAGTAATTAATGCTTATTTGGACTTTGAAGGTAATATATTACCGACTAACTTGGGTAGTGGATCTACTTTTACTCCCAATCAGGATGAATATCTGCCCATTCCTCAGAATCAAATTGATTTGCAGCAGGCAGAAGGTTCAGATGGAAGCAGCAGTGTGCTGATTCAAAACCCTGGGTACAATTAA